The genomic segment ATTACGGTTTGTTTCAGTGCAGCGTGCCGTGTCATCAGAATACGTATGACAACGAAGCGCAGGTGCGAACAATGTATGAGCAACAGCACGATATGAAGATTCCGAAAGAATTGATTCCGTACTGTCCGGTGTGCGGCAAACCGATGAGTATGAATCTGCGGGCTGATGACACGTTTGTAGAAGATGCCGGTTGGCAGGTTGCTGCTCAACGCTATGCCGATTTTCTTACGGCATACAAAAACAGCCGCATCCTCTTTTTAGAACTCGGCGTTGGAGCAAACACACCCGGGATTATCAAATATCCGTTCCAACACATGGCGGCACATAATCCGCAGTCGGTCTACGTGTGCATCAATTACGGAGAGGCGTTTTCACCGCAAGAAATCGAGCAGCGTTCAATTTGCATCAACGGAGATATCGGTGAGGTGATAACGGAGCTGATAGAACAGCATTAACTTTTAAAAACAGCAGAAAATCACGGAAAATACCGCAGGATAGCATAATCATCTAATCTATGATAAACTTTATCTCACTATACTAACTAAAAGATTGCCAGAGGGAGGCTATAATGTTTAATTTTGTTTTTGATGTACCGGTAAAGATACTGTTCGGAAAAGGCAGTGTCGAAGGGCTTGCCGATGAGATAGTAAAATACGGCAATAGAGTGCTGCTCTGTTACGGCGGCGGGAGTATCAAGAAAATCGGCCTTTACGATACGATAACCGCACAGTTAAAATCAAAAGGTATTTTTTATGCGGAACTATCCGGCATTTCTCCCAACCCGCGGATAGAAGAAGTTGAAAAAGGAATCGCGCTGGTACGGGAACATAAGCTTGATTTTATCCTTCCTGTCGGCGGCGGAAGTTCCATCGATTGTGCTAAGACAATCGCTGCCGGTGCGCACTATAACGGCGACCCGTGGGACATTGTTACCCGGAAGGCATCAGCGGAGAACGTCCTCCCGCTCGGTACTGTCTTAACCCTTGCAGCGACGGGTTCCGAAATGAATTGCGGAGCCGTTATTACTAACTTTAAAACCAAGGAAAAGCTCGGCTTTGAAGTTCCGCTTGTAATGCCTAAGTTCTCCGTGATGGATCCGTGCTACACCTTTTCGGTACCCAAAGCGCATACGGCTGCCGGTACTGCGGATATTATGAGCCATACCTTTGAAAGTTATTTTTCTTTGGACGATGGGGCTTACTTACAAGACCGGTTCGCCGAAGCGATACTCAAGACTTGTATCCATTACGGCCCCATTGCGCTGAAGGAACCCGATAATTATGACGCCCGCGCCAATCTGATGTGGGCAGGAACATGGGCAATTAACGGCTTGTTAGGTTGCGGAAAAATGACGATGTGGTCGGCTCATCCGATGGAACACGAGCTGAGCGCCTTTTACGACATTACGCACGGGGTAGGACTTGCAATCCTGACCCCTCACTGGATGCGGCACGTGCTGAACGACAATACCGTGCATAAGCTTGCCGAATACGGCGTCAATGTGTGGGGCTTGCCCGTAGACGCGGATGTCTATAAAACCGCAAACGCCGCCATCGATAAGACATCGGAATTTTTTGCATCGCTCGGTATCCCGATGACGCTGCGTGAAGTCGGTATCGGCGAAGAGCATCTTAAAGAGATGGCGGAAGCGGCTGTGATGCACCGGAGCCGCAGCGGAAAAATCCGCGGCTTCCAAACCTTAACGGCAGCCGATGTCCTTGCAATTTATAAAGCGGCGCTGTAAAAGAGTTTTTACACTGATAGCGTTCTTTTATGAATTTTAACTGGACTAATATACTGTATTCGCTGCCCGGGATTATTATCGGCCTTACCGTACATGAATTCAGCCATGCCTTCGTTGCGGATAAACTCGGCGATGGCACGGCAAGAGCACAAGGGCGGCTCACATTAAATCCGTTCTATCATATCGACCCGATCGGGATGGTTTTTATCTTGTTTGCAGGATTCGGCTGGGCAAAACCGGTACAATTTGATATGAGAAACCTGAAATCGCCTAAGCGAGACCGGATACTGATTGCATTGGCAGGACCGCTTTCGAATTTAATATTGGGAATAGTATTTCTCTTCATTATCAAATTGTTTTTTTCTTTTTTATATTTTTTACCGGAGGCACTCTATATAAGTCTGTTTAGACTGCTGTTCTATATTTCCGTCATAAATCTGGGGCTGTTCATATTTAATATGCTGCCAATTCCGCCGCTGGACGGCAGTCATGTATTTTTATCGGGACTCAATTTAAGCAATGAAGTTGAGCGGAAGATAACACAATACGGCACTCTTACTTTGTTTGCTGTTATAATCATCGAAAACATAATCGATATCGATTTACTCCCTATCGGTACATTTACTCATTGGGTTGTAGGTTTAGTTTTTCGTTAACTAATGAGAATCAACAAATATATTTGAAGCACGGCTGCGCTGCGCCGGAAATCCGATGCGTTTACTCTAATATGAAATGTGGCATTCGCTACCAAAATCCGTAAACTTATGGTATAATACTTCCCATAGTTTTGATTATCGGAATATGAGTATGGGAACATCAGGATATAGTTATGACGGAATACAAAAATAATCATAATTTCAGATATGACGACCTATTGCCTGAGCAACAAGCGCGTGTTTATATAGATGCATATCTTGAAGATGCCGGCTGGACGGTAGTCAACCGGGATGAATTTGTTCCCGAAGCGATAAACGCACAAGCCGTCCGTGAAAATATCTTAAAAGGCAATAAAGAAGCTGATTACATTCTTTATCTTGACGGAAAGGCTATAGGGGTTCTTGAAGCAAAAAGAAAAGAGAATAATTTAGGCTTTGAAGTTGCAGAACAAGCACAGCATTACGGAAACATTCTGCCCGATTGGATACAGGCATGGA from the Treponema medium genome contains:
- a CDS encoding SIR2 family NAD-dependent protein deacylase; its protein translation is MEFANEFLPLLERLKAALTEADTVLIGAGAGLSTSAGFTYSGERFEKHFADFRAKYGFSDMYTGGFYPYTTLEEHWAYWSRYIMINRYADAPKPVYENLRKLIDGKNYFVLTTNVDHCFQKAGFDKARLFYTQGDYGLFQCSVPCHQNTYDNEAQVRTMYEQQHDMKIPKELIPYCPVCGKPMSMNLRADDTFVEDAGWQVAAQRYADFLTAYKNSRILFLELGVGANTPGIIKYPFQHMAAHNPQSVYVCINYGEAFSPQEIEQRSICINGDIGEVITELIEQH
- a CDS encoding iron-containing alcohol dehydrogenase → MFNFVFDVPVKILFGKGSVEGLADEIVKYGNRVLLCYGGGSIKKIGLYDTITAQLKSKGIFYAELSGISPNPRIEEVEKGIALVREHKLDFILPVGGGSSIDCAKTIAAGAHYNGDPWDIVTRKASAENVLPLGTVLTLAATGSEMNCGAVITNFKTKEKLGFEVPLVMPKFSVMDPCYTFSVPKAHTAAGTADIMSHTFESYFSLDDGAYLQDRFAEAILKTCIHYGPIALKEPDNYDARANLMWAGTWAINGLLGCGKMTMWSAHPMEHELSAFYDITHGVGLAILTPHWMRHVLNDNTVHKLAEYGVNVWGLPVDADVYKTANAAIDKTSEFFASLGIPMTLREVGIGEEHLKEMAEAAVMHRSRSGKIRGFQTLTAADVLAIYKAAL
- a CDS encoding site-2 protease family protein yields the protein MNFNWTNILYSLPGIIIGLTVHEFSHAFVADKLGDGTARAQGRLTLNPFYHIDPIGMVFILFAGFGWAKPVQFDMRNLKSPKRDRILIALAGPLSNLILGIVFLFIIKLFFSFLYFLPEALYISLFRLLFYISVINLGLFIFNMLPIPPLDGSHVFLSGLNLSNEVERKITQYGTLTLFAVIIIENIIDIDLLPIGTFTHWVVGLVFR